The DNA region GGTGGTGATCGTGCGCAACGCCCAGGACCTCTCCGCCGACACCGTCAAGGACGTCAAGGCGTACCTGGGCGCACCCGCCGAGGAGATCACTCTCGTGCTCCTGCACGCGGGCGGGGCCAAGGGCAAGGGCCTGCTGGACGCGGTGCGCAAGGCGGGGGCGCGCGAGGTCGCCTGCCCGAAGACGACCAAGCCGGCCGAGCGGCTCTCCTTCGTGCGGTCGGAGTTCCGGACTCTCGGGCGCTCGGCGACCCCCGAGGCGTGCCAGGCGCTCGTTGACTCCATCGGCAGCGATCTGCGGGAGCTGGCCAGCGCCGTCTCGCAGCTGACGGCGGACGTCGAGGGCACCATCGACGAGGCCGTCGTCGGCCGCTACTACACGGGTCGCGCGGAGGCCTCCTCGTTCACCGTCGCAGACCGTGCGGTCGAGGGGAGGGCGGCGGATGCCCTGGAGGCGCTGCGCTGGTCCCTGTCGACAGGAGTCGCGCCCGTCCTGATCACCAGCGCGCTCGCCCAGGGGGTCCGGGCCATCGGCAAGCTGTCGTCCGCCCGGGGTGGACGGCCCGCCGACCTCGCCCGCGAGCTGGGCATGCCGCCCTGGAAGATCGACCGGGTGCGCCAGCAGATGCGCGGATGGACCCCGGACGGAGTCGCGGCCGCGCTGCAGGCGGTCGCGGCGGCCGACGCAGGGGTCAAGGGCGGCGGGGACGACCCGGAGTACGCACTGGAGAAGGCTGTGGTCGCCGTCGCCCGCGCGGCACGTTCCGGCGGCCGCTGAGCGGCCCGCCCTGCGGGCTGGGCGATCAGCCCCTGCGGGTCGAGCGATCCGCCCCGCCTGCTGGGCGGTCCGCCCCCTGCCGGTCGAGCCACCCGCCCGCCGGTCGAGCCGCCCGCCCGCCACGTCGGTGGGCCCGGTGCGGGGAGGGCATCGCCCTCGGGGACGGGACCGGGCCACGCCTTCGTGCAGGCCCGGAAACACGGCCTGGGTACACACGGCCAGGGTCCGGGAACACACGCGGCCCGGGAACACGCACCCGGACAGAGCGAAGGCCCCGGCGGCGTCCTGGGGAGGACGTGGCCGGGGCCTTCGCTTCACGCTTGGTGCGCCGCACCCGCGTGGCGAACGCAGGTTCGGTGTGCGGCGCGGGGTGCCGGTCAGGAGCGGGAGAGAGGGCCCGCTGTGTCCGTCCCGGCGATCACATCAGTAGTTCAGCCCTGGAGGGCGGCAACCTTGAGCGCCAGCGCCGACTTCTTGTTGGCGGCGGCGTTCTTGTGGATGACACCCTTCGAGACAGCCTTGTCGAGCTGGCGGGAGGCGTCACGGACGGCCACAGTGGCCTTCTCGACGTCACCGGCAGCGGCAGCCTCACGGGCCTTGCGGATCGAGGTCTTGAGCGAGGACTTGACGGCCTTGTTGCGCAGGCGCGCCTTCTCGTTCGTCTTGTTCCGCTTGATCTGGGACTTGATGTTCGCCACGAAAGAGCCTTTTCAGGTTCGTTGGATCTTCTATGTGCGCCCCGCCGCTTCTTCAGGCCACGAGGCACAGCTGCCCACGGTAGCAGTCACCCTCGGACCGGCCCAAACCGGTCCCGGGCCCGCAGGCGTGGGACCATGGAGGCTACGTATCGATCCGTCCGACCCGACATCGACCCGAGACACGGCGTCCGGCGTCTCAAGAATCAGGACCCTGCGTGCCCGCGACTCCTACCAACGTGCCCGAGCCGAGCCGTACCGACCCGGCGCTGATCCGCAATTTCTGCATCATCGCGCACATCGACCACGGCAAGTCGACTCTTGCCGACCGGATGCTCCAGCTGACGGGAGTGGTCGACCAGCGGCAGATGCGCGCCCAGTACCTCGACCGGATGGACATCGAGCGCGAGCGCGGCATCACCATCAAGTCCCAGGCGGTCCGTCTGCCGTGGGCGCCCACGGAGGGTGAGGACAAGGGCGCGACCCACATCCTCAACATGATCGACACCCCGGGCCACGTGGACTTCACCTACGAGGTCTCCCGGTCCCTGGCCGCATGCGAGGGCACCGTCCTCCTGGTCGACGCGGCCCAGGGCATCGAGGCGCAGACGCTGGCGAACCTCTACCTGGCGATGGAGAACGACCTCACCATCGTCCCGGTGCTCAACAAGATCGACCTGCCCGCCGCGCAGCCCGAGAAGTTCTCCGAGGAGCTGGCGAACCTCATCGGCTGCCAGCCGGAGGACGTGCTCAAGGTCTCGGCGAAGACGGGTGTCGGCGTGGACGCCCTGCTCAACCGGGTGGTCAGGGACGTCCCGGCCCCCATCGGAGTGGCGGACGCGGCGGCCCGCGCGATGATCTTCGACTCGGTCTACGACCCGTACCGCGGTGTCGTCACCTACGTCAGGGTCGTCGACGGCCAGCTCAACAAGCGCGAGCGCATCAAGATGATGTCGACGGGCGCCACCCACGAGCTGCTGGAGATCGGTGTCTCCTCCCCGGAGATGACGCCGGCCGACGGCATCGGCGTGGGCGAGGTCGGCTACATCATCACCGGGGTGAAGGACGTCCGGCAGTCCAAGGTCGGTGACACCATCACCTCCCTGAACAAGGGAGCGACCGAGGCGCTGGGCGGCTACAAGGACCCCAAGCCGATGGTGTTCTCGGGCCTGTACCCGCTGGACGGCTCGGACTACCCGGACCTGCGCGAGGCACTGGACAAGCTGCAGCTCAACGACGCCGCCCTGGTGTACGAACCGGAGACGTCGGCCGCACTCGGCTTCGGCTTCCGCGTCGGCTTCCTCGGCCTGCTGCACCTCGACGTGATCCGCGAGCGGCTCGAGCGCGAGTTCGGCCTGGAGCTCATCGCCACCGCTCCCAACGTGGTCTATCGCGTGGAGATGGAGGACGGCTCGGAGCACATCGTCACCAACCCGAGCGAGTTCCCCGAGGGCAAGATCGACAAGGTCCACGAGCCGGTCGTCCGGGCGACGGTCCTCGCGCCCAGCGAGTTCATCGGCGCGATCATGGAGCTCTGCCAGAACCGGCGGGGCACCCTGCTCGGCATGGACTACCTCTCCGAGGACCGGGTGGAGATCCGCTACACCCTGCCGCTCGCCGAGATCGTGTTCGACTTCTTCGACCAGCTGAAGTCGAAGACGCGCGGCTACGCATCGCT from Streptomyces sp. B1I3 includes:
- the holA gene encoding DNA polymerase III subunit delta, with translation MATRSRSSDDPLAPVTLAVGQEDLLLDRAVQHVVAAARASDADTDVRDLASDQLQPGTLAELTSPSLFAERKVVIVRNAQDLSADTVKDVKAYLGAPAEEITLVLLHAGGAKGKGLLDAVRKAGAREVACPKTTKPAERLSFVRSEFRTLGRSATPEACQALVDSIGSDLRELASAVSQLTADVEGTIDEAVVGRYYTGRAEASSFTVADRAVEGRAADALEALRWSLSTGVAPVLITSALAQGVRAIGKLSSARGGRPADLARELGMPPWKIDRVRQQMRGWTPDGVAAALQAVAAADAGVKGGGDDPEYALEKAVVAVARAARSGGR
- the rpsT gene encoding 30S ribosomal protein S20; its protein translation is MANIKSQIKRNKTNEKARLRNKAVKSSLKTSIRKAREAAAAGDVEKATVAVRDASRQLDKAVSKGVIHKNAAANKKSALALKVAALQG
- the lepA gene encoding translation elongation factor 4, producing MPATPTNVPEPSRTDPALIRNFCIIAHIDHGKSTLADRMLQLTGVVDQRQMRAQYLDRMDIERERGITIKSQAVRLPWAPTEGEDKGATHILNMIDTPGHVDFTYEVSRSLAACEGTVLLVDAAQGIEAQTLANLYLAMENDLTIVPVLNKIDLPAAQPEKFSEELANLIGCQPEDVLKVSAKTGVGVDALLNRVVRDVPAPIGVADAAARAMIFDSVYDPYRGVVTYVRVVDGQLNKRERIKMMSTGATHELLEIGVSSPEMTPADGIGVGEVGYIITGVKDVRQSKVGDTITSLNKGATEALGGYKDPKPMVFSGLYPLDGSDYPDLREALDKLQLNDAALVYEPETSAALGFGFRVGFLGLLHLDVIRERLEREFGLELIATAPNVVYRVEMEDGSEHIVTNPSEFPEGKIDKVHEPVVRATVLAPSEFIGAIMELCQNRRGTLLGMDYLSEDRVEIRYTLPLAEIVFDFFDQLKSKTRGYASLDYEPTGEQSAQLVKVDILLHGDKVDAFSAVTHKDKAYAYGVRLVAKLQKLIPRQNFEVPIQAAIGSRVIARETVRAIRKDVLAKCYGGDISRKRKLLEKQKEGKKRMKMVGNVEVPQDAFISVLSTDESAGEGKGKK